In a genomic window of Polycladomyces subterraneus:
- a CDS encoding RNA polymerase sigma factor produces the protein MRDESQWVQEVLQGNKEAFAFIIDRYKQRIYALIYRICRNTHDAQDWTQEVFIRAYRYLQSYRQDESFSAWIYKIAVNTCNTQLQKRKVYTKDTIVEIPATNTTDSPEEKMVSCERKKELQQALDQLPEHYRMVIMLRYMDELSYKEIGEILQIPMTTVQNHLYRARKQLQKHLAGLVQQEGGKIYDLFKTKSS, from the coding sequence TTGCGTGATGAATCGCAGTGGGTGCAAGAGGTGCTACAAGGAAACAAAGAAGCTTTTGCCTTCATCATCGACCGATATAAACAACGTATCTACGCATTAATATATCGCATATGCCGGAATACGCATGACGCCCAAGACTGGACACAGGAGGTATTTATTCGCGCTTACCGCTATTTACAAAGTTATCGCCAGGATGAGTCCTTTTCCGCATGGATTTATAAAATCGCGGTAAACACATGCAACACGCAATTACAAAAGAGGAAAGTCTACACGAAGGATACGATTGTAGAAATTCCGGCAACAAATACAACGGACAGTCCCGAAGAGAAGATGGTAAGTTGCGAAAGAAAAAAAGAGTTGCAACAAGCTTTGGACCAATTGCCGGAACACTATCGCATGGTGATCATGCTCCGTTATATGGATGAGTTGAGTTATAAGGAAATAGGGGAGATTTTGCAGATACCCATGACCACGGTACAAAACCACTTGTATCGTGCACGAAAACAATTGCAGAAACATCTGGCAGGCCTAGTACAACAGGAAGGTGGAAAAATTTATGATTTGTTCAAAACAAAATCTTCTTGA